Proteins found in one Serratia plymuthica genomic segment:
- a CDS encoding YaiI/YqxD family protein: MQIWVDADACPNVIKDVLFRAAERTAMSVTLVANQPLRTPPSKHIHTLQVAAGFDVADNEIVRRCEKGDLVITADIPLAAEVIEKGAVALNPRGERYTPDTIRERLNMRDFMDTLRSSGIQTGGPNTLNQRDRQQFANELDKWLQQAKRAQ; the protein is encoded by the coding sequence ATGCAGATTTGGGTCGATGCGGACGCCTGTCCGAACGTGATCAAAGACGTGCTGTTCCGCGCCGCCGAGCGCACCGCCATGTCGGTGACGCTGGTTGCGAATCAACCGCTGAGAACGCCGCCGTCAAAACACATCCACACCCTGCAGGTGGCGGCCGGTTTTGACGTGGCTGATAACGAAATCGTCCGCCGCTGCGAAAAAGGCGATCTGGTGATCACCGCCGATATTCCGCTGGCGGCCGAAGTGATAGAAAAAGGCGCAGTGGCGCTCAACCCGCGCGGTGAGCGCTACACGCCGGACACCATCCGCGAACGCCTGAACATGCGCGATTTTATGGATACCCTGCGCTCCAGCGGCATCCAGACCGGCGGCCCGAATACCCTGAACCAGCGCGACCGTCAGCAGTTCGCCAACGAGCTGGACAAGTGGCTGCAGCAGGCGAAGCGGGCGCAGTAA
- the cysA gene encoding sulfate/thiosulfate ABC transporter ATP-binding protein CysA has product MSIEISGINKFFGRTKVLNDISLDISSGEMVALLGPSGSGKTTLLRIIAGLESQSGGKLGFHGTDVSHVHARDRRVGFVFQHYALFRHMTVFDNIAFGLSVLPRRERPNAAAIKQKVTQLLEMVQLGHLANRYPSQLSGGQKQRVALARALAVEPQILLLDEPFGALDAQVRKELRRWLRQLHEELKFTSVFVTHDQEEAMEVADRIVVMSQGNIEQVGSPNEIMREPASRFVLEFMGEVNRLSGEIRGSQLFVGAHQWPLSFQPMHQGSVDLFLRPWEMEVATESSERCPLPVQVLEASPRGHFWQLTVQPIGWHQEPISVVLPEGNPAPVRGGRYYVGSLNARLYAGDQLLQPVALAKSA; this is encoded by the coding sequence ATGAGCATTGAGATTAGCGGTATCAATAAATTTTTCGGTCGTACCAAGGTATTGAACGATATCTCGCTCGATATTTCCTCCGGTGAAATGGTGGCGCTGCTGGGGCCGTCCGGCTCCGGGAAAACCACGCTGCTGCGCATTATCGCCGGGCTGGAAAGCCAGAGCGGCGGCAAGCTGGGCTTCCACGGCACCGACGTCAGCCATGTGCATGCACGCGATCGCCGCGTGGGCTTCGTGTTCCAGCATTACGCGCTGTTCCGCCATATGACGGTATTCGACAATATCGCCTTTGGCCTGAGCGTGCTGCCGCGCCGTGAGCGCCCGAACGCTGCGGCGATCAAACAGAAAGTGACCCAACTGCTGGAAATGGTGCAGCTTGGCCATTTGGCTAACCGTTACCCGTCGCAACTTTCCGGCGGCCAGAAGCAGCGTGTGGCGTTGGCGCGTGCGCTGGCGGTAGAGCCGCAAATCCTGCTGCTGGACGAACCTTTCGGCGCGCTGGACGCGCAGGTGCGCAAAGAGCTGCGCCGTTGGCTGCGTCAGTTGCACGAAGAGCTGAAATTCACCAGCGTGTTCGTGACCCACGATCAGGAAGAGGCGATGGAAGTGGCCGATCGCATCGTGGTGATGAGCCAGGGCAATATTGAACAGGTTGGTTCACCGAATGAAATCATGCGTGAACCGGCCAGCCGTTTCGTGCTGGAGTTTATGGGCGAAGTGAACCGCCTGAGCGGCGAAATCCGCGGCTCGCAGCTGTTTGTCGGCGCGCACCAGTGGCCGCTGTCGTTCCAGCCGATGCATCAGGGCAGCGTCGATCTGTTCCTGCGGCCGTGGGAAATGGAAGTGGCCACCGAGAGCAGCGAGCGTTGCCCGCTGCCGGTGCAGGTGCTGGAAGCCAGCCCGCGCGGCCACTTCTGGCAGCTGACCGTACAGCCGATCGGCTGGCATCAGGAACCGATCAGCGTAGTGCTGCCTGAGGGCAACCCAGCCCCGGTGCGCGGCGGCCGTTACTATGTCGGCAGCCTGAATGCGCGGCTGTACGCCGGCGATCAACTGCTACAACCTGTTGCGTTAGCCAAAAGCGCCTGA
- a CDS encoding ChaN family lipoprotein, translating into MRFLIFLAALALGACSQAPVPEPNNPLDGLGKITDLRSGETLSPEQLVARLAAHPRVMVGEKHDNPYHHRIELWLVQNLPQRRPQGSVLMEMISPNQQAKVEKVKQALRGNCALPDERVAQLIDWQKGWKWSLYGEVVMAAMRAPYPLWSANLDREEIMAFYRQPVFPQGQLSVRPAVQKALEDTIRTSHGGKIEPRQLHAMLAIQQQRDRRMAERLLAASTPALLIAGGYHASKWVGVPLHVRDLQPGAQPRVLMLAEQGAQVDGRMADYLWVTPPVK; encoded by the coding sequence ATGAGATTCCTGATTTTTCTGGCCGCGCTGGCACTTGGCGCTTGCAGTCAGGCTCCGGTGCCCGAACCGAACAACCCTCTTGACGGCCTGGGGAAAATTACCGATTTACGCAGCGGCGAAACCTTGTCGCCTGAACAGCTTGTTGCCCGCTTGGCCGCTCATCCCAGGGTGATGGTCGGGGAAAAACACGACAATCCCTATCATCATCGGATCGAACTGTGGCTGGTGCAAAATCTGCCGCAGCGGCGGCCGCAGGGCAGCGTTCTGATGGAAATGATCTCCCCGAATCAGCAGGCCAAGGTGGAAAAGGTCAAGCAGGCGCTGCGGGGCAATTGCGCCCTGCCTGATGAGCGCGTGGCGCAGTTGATTGACTGGCAGAAAGGCTGGAAATGGTCGCTGTACGGCGAGGTGGTGATGGCGGCGATGCGGGCGCCGTATCCGCTTTGGTCAGCCAATCTGGATCGCGAGGAGATCATGGCGTTTTACCGGCAGCCGGTGTTTCCGCAGGGGCAATTGTCGGTACGCCCGGCGGTGCAGAAGGCGCTGGAAGACACCATTCGCACTTCGCACGGCGGAAAAATCGAACCCCGACAGCTGCACGCGATGCTGGCAATCCAACAGCAGCGCGATCGGCGTATGGCCGAGCGCCTGCTGGCTGCGTCAACGCCGGCGCTGTTGATTGCCGGTGGTTATCACGCCTCAAAATGGGTGGGGGTGCCGCTGCATGTGCGGGATCTGCAACCGGGCGCGCAGCCGAGGGTGTTGATGCTGGCGGAGCAGGGGGCGCAGGTTGACGGCCGGATGGCGGATTACCTGTGGGTCACGCCGCCGGTAAAATGA
- a CDS encoding YgiW/YdeI family stress tolerance OB fold protein, producing the protein MKKYTLAALIALCSAPVLAQQGGFLDPSAPQTQTAPQGGFSGPSAALTTVDKVKSMSDDAWVMLQGNIEQRVGDDTYTFRDASGTLTVEIDKKRWNGQTITPKDKVQLEGKVDKDWSSVEVDVKNIKKLP; encoded by the coding sequence ATGAAAAAATATACCCTGGCCGCTTTGATCGCTTTGTGCAGCGCACCGGTTCTGGCACAACAAGGCGGGTTCCTTGACCCTTCCGCACCGCAGACGCAAACCGCTCCGCAGGGCGGCTTCTCCGGCCCCAGCGCCGCGCTGACCACGGTGGATAAGGTGAAATCGATGAGCGACGACGCCTGGGTGATGCTGCAGGGCAACATCGAGCAGCGCGTCGGCGACGATACCTATACCTTCCGCGACGCCAGCGGCACCCTGACGGTGGAGATCGACAAAAAACGCTGGAACGGCCAGACCATCACCCCGAAAGATAAAGTGCAGCTGGAAGGAAAAGTGGATAAAGACTGGAGCAGCGTGGAAGTCGATGTGAAAAACATCAAAAAGCTGCCGTAA
- the hemF gene encoding oxygen-dependent coproporphyrinogen oxidase — protein sequence MSLPTIAEVKSFLLSLQDNICAQLAQADGGAVFNEDRWTREEGGGGRSRVLTGGAVFEQAGVNFSHVSGATLPASATAHRPELAGRSFQAMGVSLVIHPHSPYIPTSHANVRFFIAEKPGEDPVWWFGGGFDLTPFYGFEEDAVHWHRTAERLCAPFGDEVYPKYKKWCDDYFFIKHRNEARGIGGLFFDDLNTPDFDRCFAFTRAVGEGFLDAYLPIVEKRKALRWGDNERQFQLYRRGRYVEFNLVWDRGTLFGLQTGGRTESILMSMPPLVRWEYNYQPAEGSPEAALYRDFLPVRDWLKEPE from the coding sequence ATGAGCTTACCGACCATCGCAGAAGTAAAATCCTTCCTGCTGTCGCTGCAGGACAATATCTGCGCGCAACTGGCCCAGGCCGACGGCGGTGCCGTTTTCAACGAAGACCGCTGGACGCGTGAAGAAGGCGGCGGTGGCCGCAGCCGCGTGTTGACCGGCGGTGCGGTGTTTGAACAGGCGGGGGTAAACTTCTCGCATGTCTCCGGCGCTACCCTGCCCGCTTCCGCGACCGCCCACCGCCCCGAGCTGGCCGGGCGCAGCTTCCAGGCGATGGGCGTGTCACTGGTGATCCACCCGCACAGCCCTTATATCCCCACCAGCCACGCCAACGTGCGTTTTTTCATTGCGGAAAAACCGGGCGAAGATCCTGTATGGTGGTTTGGCGGCGGCTTTGACCTGACGCCGTTCTACGGTTTCGAAGAAGACGCCGTCCACTGGCACCGCACCGCCGAACGGCTCTGCGCGCCCTTCGGCGACGAGGTCTACCCCAAATACAAAAAGTGGTGCGACGACTATTTCTTTATCAAGCACCGCAACGAGGCGCGCGGTATCGGCGGCCTGTTTTTCGACGATCTCAACACCCCAGACTTTGACCGCTGCTTCGCTTTCACCCGCGCGGTGGGCGAAGGCTTCCTCGATGCCTACCTGCCGATCGTGGAAAAACGCAAAGCGCTGCGCTGGGGCGACAACGAACGTCAGTTCCAGCTCTATCGCCGCGGCCGCTATGTCGAATTCAACCTGGTGTGGGATCGGGGCACGCTGTTCGGCCTGCAAACCGGCGGCCGAACCGAATCCATCCTGATGTCGATGCCGCCGCTGGTGCGCTGGGAATACAACTATCAACCGGCAGAAGGCAGCCCGGAAGCGGCGTTGTACCGCGATTTTCTGCCGGTGCGCGACTGGCTGAAGGAGCCTGAGTAA
- a CDS encoding DUF2919 domain-containing protein, with product MKPHSHRFSPDDYDHHGVLRLPLWFWGVLVLQARTWILFVMAGVSQQQGGGLLSLFYPDTQRFWYGILLGLPAALAFLIGPRRYLWPRLWRAWRWVLSASVLAALGGSLFSLWQQDSNLPALDGVLALLDALALAYLLLNARLKACFTPQDEVA from the coding sequence TTGAAGCCGCACTCACACCGATTTTCCCCCGACGATTACGATCATCATGGCGTGCTGCGCCTGCCGCTGTGGTTTTGGGGCGTGCTGGTTTTGCAGGCCCGCACCTGGATCTTGTTTGTGATGGCCGGCGTCTCGCAGCAACAGGGAGGAGGATTGTTGTCACTGTTTTACCCGGATACCCAAAGGTTCTGGTATGGCATCCTGCTGGGGCTGCCGGCCGCGCTGGCATTTTTGATTGGCCCGCGCAGATATTTGTGGCCGCGGCTGTGGCGGGCCTGGCGTTGGGTGCTCAGCGCCTCGGTGCTGGCGGCGCTGGGAGGCTCCCTGTTCAGCCTGTGGCAGCAGGACAGCAATCTGCCGGCGCTGGATGGCGTTTTGGCGTTGCTCGATGCTTTGGCGCTGGCCTATCTGCTGCTGAACGCGCGGCTGAAGGCGTGCTTCACGCCACAAGACGAGGTCGCTTAA
- the cysT gene encoding sulfate/thiosulfate ABC transporter permease CysT, translating into MLSLSSKRVLPGFGLSLGSSLFYTCLILLLPLSALVMQLAQMSLAQYWEVISNPQVVAAYKVTLLSAGVASLFNAVFGMLMAWILTRYRFPGRTLLDGLIDLPFALPTAVAGLTLAGLFSTTGWYGQWLAHFDIKVTFTWLGIAVAMAFTSLPFVVRTVQPVLEELGPEYEEAAETLGATRWQSFRRVVIPELAPALLAGTAISFTRSLGEFGAVIFIAGNIAWKTEVTSLMIFMRLQEFDYPAASAIASVILAASLLLLFSINVLQSRFGRRIGGH; encoded by the coding sequence ATGTTGTCGTTGTCCAGCAAACGGGTTCTGCCCGGATTCGGCCTCAGCCTGGGGAGCAGCCTGTTTTACACCTGCCTGATTTTGCTGCTGCCGCTCAGCGCGCTGGTGATGCAATTGGCGCAGATGAGCCTGGCGCAATACTGGGAAGTGATTTCCAATCCGCAGGTGGTGGCGGCCTATAAGGTGACGTTGCTGTCGGCGGGCGTCGCCAGCCTGTTTAACGCGGTGTTCGGCATGCTGATGGCCTGGATCCTGACCCGCTACCGTTTTCCCGGCCGTACGCTGTTGGACGGCCTGATCGATCTGCCGTTCGCGTTGCCGACGGCGGTGGCCGGCCTGACGCTGGCGGGGCTGTTCTCCACCACCGGCTGGTATGGCCAATGGTTGGCGCATTTCGATATCAAGGTGACCTTCACCTGGCTTGGGATTGCGGTGGCGATGGCCTTTACTAGCCTGCCGTTCGTGGTGCGCACCGTGCAACCGGTGCTGGAAGAGTTAGGGCCGGAATATGAAGAAGCGGCCGAAACCCTGGGCGCGACCCGCTGGCAGAGTTTCCGCCGCGTGGTGATCCCTGAGCTTGCACCGGCGCTGCTGGCCGGCACGGCGATTTCCTTTACCCGTAGCCTGGGTGAGTTTGGCGCGGTGATTTTTATCGCCGGCAATATCGCCTGGAAGACCGAAGTGACGTCGCTGATGATCTTTATGCGCTTGCAGGAGTTCGACTATCCGGCGGCCAGCGCGATTGCTTCGGTGATCCTGGCGGCGTCGCTGCTGTTGCTGTTTAGCATTAACGTTCTGCAAAGCCGCTTCGGCCGACGCATCGGGGGGCACTGA
- a CDS encoding RpoE-regulated lipoprotein, with protein sequence MNIRPLLLGLPLLLTGCSTMSNFSWSSLSPFNWFGSSLEVSAKGVGDLNAGTPMSESAINDGLNGDYRLRGGMATDKGQIVSYYQAMDGNDVKLVITGEPKGNVQRVAVMDSKVATEWGNKLGTPFSAMYDKAFGACKPADGDDAGKVECVAEQSKYVTYIFSGKWAGPQDIIPPDDTLKSWTVSKIVWHAKPQ encoded by the coding sequence ATGAATATTCGCCCACTGCTGTTAGGGCTCCCGCTGTTACTGACCGGCTGTTCGACGATGTCCAACTTCTCCTGGTCGAGCCTGTCGCCGTTTAACTGGTTCGGCAGCAGCCTTGAGGTCAGCGCCAAGGGCGTTGGCGATCTCAACGCCGGCACCCCGATGTCGGAAAGCGCGATCAACGACGGGCTGAACGGCGATTATCGGTTGCGCGGCGGCATGGCCACCGACAAGGGCCAGATTGTTTCTTACTACCAGGCAATGGACGGCAATGACGTGAAGCTGGTGATCACCGGCGAGCCCAAGGGCAACGTACAGCGCGTGGCCGTGATGGACAGCAAAGTGGCGACCGAGTGGGGCAACAAGCTCGGCACGCCGTTCAGCGCCATGTACGACAAGGCGTTTGGCGCTTGCAAACCGGCCGACGGCGACGATGCCGGCAAGGTAGAGTGCGTGGCGGAGCAGAGCAAATACGTCACCTACATCTTCAGCGGCAAGTGGGCCGGCCCGCAAGACATCATCCCGCCGGACGACACGCTGAAAAGTTGGACGGTCAGCAAGATCGTCTGGCACGCCAAACCGCAGTAA
- a CDS encoding Dyp-type peroxidase, whose translation MTQVQSGILLEHCRFAIFMEATVQGEFADLRQGCKQFCQTLTELQQQFPDARLGAVIAFGYDVWHDLSSGQGAKELKPFTPLGKGLAPATQRDLLIHIQSLRHDVNFTLAQAALAAFGNAIKIEEETHGFRWVEERDLSGFIDGTENPQGDQRPEVAVIAEGEEDAGGSYVLVQRYEHNLRQWQRFTTEQQEQIIGRTKHDSEELPSDQRPETSHVSRVDLKEDGKGLKILRQSLPYGTASGKHGLYFIAYCARLHNIEKQLLSMFGDLDGKRDAMLRFSRAVTGSYYFAPSLTRLLSL comes from the coding sequence ATGACACAGGTTCAGAGCGGCATTTTGCTGGAGCACTGCCGTTTCGCCATTTTTATGGAAGCTACCGTACAGGGCGAATTCGCTGATTTGCGTCAGGGCTGCAAGCAGTTTTGCCAGACGCTTACCGAGCTGCAGCAGCAGTTCCCGGATGCGCGCCTGGGGGCGGTCATCGCCTTTGGTTACGACGTCTGGCACGACCTGTCCAGCGGCCAGGGGGCAAAAGAGCTGAAGCCGTTTACCCCACTGGGCAAAGGGCTGGCGCCGGCCACCCAACGCGATCTGTTGATCCATATCCAATCCCTGCGTCATGACGTTAACTTTACGCTGGCGCAGGCGGCGCTGGCGGCGTTCGGCAACGCCATCAAGATTGAAGAGGAAACCCACGGCTTCCGTTGGGTGGAAGAGCGCGATCTGAGCGGCTTCATCGACGGCACCGAAAACCCGCAGGGCGACCAGCGCCCGGAAGTGGCGGTGATTGCCGAAGGCGAAGAAGACGCAGGCGGCAGCTACGTGCTGGTGCAGCGTTACGAACACAATCTGCGTCAGTGGCAGCGCTTCACCACCGAGCAGCAAGAGCAGATTATCGGTCGCACCAAGCACGACAGCGAAGAGCTGCCGTCGGATCAGCGGCCAGAGACTTCGCACGTCAGCCGGGTTGATCTGAAAGAAGACGGCAAAGGCCTGAAAATTCTGCGCCAGAGCCTGCCTTACGGCACCGCCAGCGGCAAGCACGGGCTCTATTTTATCGCCTACTGCGCACGTCTGCATAATATCGAAAAACAGCTGCTGAGCATGTTTGGCGATCTGGACGGCAAACGCGATGCGATGCTGCGTTTTAGCCGTGCGGTGACCGGCAGCTATTACTTTGCCCCTTCGCTGACGCGCCTGCTGTCGCTTTGA
- a CDS encoding GNAT family acetyltransferase, whose translation MEIRVFRQDDFEEVITLWERCDLLRPWNDPEMDIERKLNHDPDLFLVAEVGGEVVGSVMGGYDGHRGSAYYLGVHPDYRGRGIANALISRLEKKLVARGCPKIQLMVREDNDTVIEMYEKLGYEIQNITSLGKRLIEDQEY comes from the coding sequence ATGGAAATTCGCGTATTTCGACAAGACGACTTTGAAGAAGTCATCACCCTGTGGGAGCGTTGCGATCTGCTGCGGCCGTGGAACGATCCCGAAATGGATATTGAGCGCAAACTCAATCACGATCCGGATCTGTTTCTGGTGGCGGAAGTGGGCGGCGAAGTGGTCGGCTCGGTGATGGGGGGCTACGATGGCCACCGTGGTTCGGCGTATTACCTGGGCGTGCACCCGGATTATCGTGGGCGCGGCATTGCCAATGCGTTGATTAGCCGTCTGGAGAAAAAGTTGGTCGCGCGCGGTTGCCCGAAGATCCAACTGATGGTGCGTGAAGACAACGACACGGTGATCGAGATGTACGAAAAACTCGGTTACGAGATCCAGAACATCACCAGCCTGGGCAAGCGGTTGATCGAAGACCAGGAATATTGA
- a CDS encoding sulfate ABC transporter substrate-binding protein, protein MKQTRVKNIVLKGWLAAALLASGTVSATELLNSSYDVSRELFTALNPGFEQQWNQQHPGDKLTIKQSHAGSSKQALAILQGLRADVVTYNQVSDVQILHDRGQLIPADWQARLPNNSSPFYSTMAFLVRKDNPKGIHSWNDLVRDDVKLVFPNPKTSGNGRYTYLAAWGAASQADGNDQAKTRAFMTRFLKNVLVFDTGGRGATTTFVERGLGDVLISFESEVNNIRKQYGEDKYQVIVPPVDILAEFPVAWVDKNVEKNGTEQAAKDYLNYLYSPAAQQVITSFYYRVYDKKAMDAAKGQFPDTKLFRVEDQFGGWPQVMKTHFSTGGELDQLLAAGHK, encoded by the coding sequence ATGAAACAAACCCGGGTTAAAAATATCGTGCTGAAAGGATGGTTGGCTGCGGCTCTGTTAGCCAGCGGCACCGTCTCGGCCACGGAATTGCTGAACAGCTCCTATGACGTTTCCCGTGAATTGTTTACTGCGCTGAACCCGGGTTTTGAACAGCAGTGGAACCAGCAGCACCCGGGCGACAAGCTGACCATCAAGCAGTCCCACGCCGGTTCTTCCAAGCAGGCGCTGGCGATCCTGCAGGGGTTGCGCGCCGACGTGGTGACTTACAACCAGGTGAGCGACGTACAGATCCTGCACGATCGCGGCCAACTGATCCCGGCAGACTGGCAGGCCCGTTTACCGAACAACAGCTCTCCGTTCTATTCCACCATGGCTTTCCTGGTGCGCAAGGACAACCCGAAGGGTATCCACAGCTGGAACGATCTGGTGCGTGACGACGTGAAGCTGGTGTTCCCGAACCCGAAAACCTCCGGCAACGGCCGTTACACCTATCTGGCCGCCTGGGGCGCCGCCAGCCAGGCCGACGGCAACGATCAGGCCAAAACCCGCGCCTTCATGACCCGTTTCCTGAAAAACGTGTTGGTGTTTGACACCGGCGGCCGCGGCGCGACCACCACCTTTGTGGAACGTGGCCTGGGCGACGTGCTGATCAGCTTCGAGTCGGAAGTGAACAACATCCGCAAACAGTACGGCGAAGACAAATACCAGGTCATCGTGCCGCCGGTCGATATTCTGGCGGAGTTCCCGGTGGCCTGGGTGGACAAAAACGTCGAGAAAAACGGCACCGAACAGGCCGCCAAAGACTACCTCAATTATCTCTATAGCCCGGCGGCCCAACAGGTGATCACCAGCTTCTACTATCGCGTTTACGACAAAAAGGCGATGGACGCGGCGAAGGGCCAGTTCCCGGACACCAAGCTGTTCCGGGTGGAAGATCAGTTCGGTGGCTGGCCGCAGGTGATGAAAACGCATTTCTCCACCGGCGGCGAGTTGGATCAACTGTTAGCGGCAGGGCATAAGTAA
- the amiA gene encoding N-acetylmuramoyl-L-alanine amidase AmiA yields MKKQVKQFLNFKPLSTSRTRRQLLLSGLAMALLGCKSQPAKAESGGMLRNQHAKPAPKPTGSKRLVMIDPGHGGIDSGAVGSEGSQEKHVVLEIANHVRRMLHEHDHVEARLTREEDEFIPLFQRVEIAHQHQADLFISIHADGFTNPDASGASVFALSNRGASSAMARYLSNRENAADDVAGGKYKNQDNYLQQVLFDLVQTDTINNSLTLGRHVLGQIRPVHHLHSDSTEQAAFAVLKSPSIPSVLVETSFITNPAEERLLGTTAFREKIARAIADGVISFFSYYDAHQRKTG; encoded by the coding sequence ATGAAAAAGCAGGTTAAACAATTCCTCAATTTTAAACCGCTCTCCACCTCCCGCACTCGACGTCAGTTACTGCTCTCAGGCCTGGCGATGGCGCTGCTCGGCTGCAAAAGCCAACCGGCCAAAGCGGAGTCCGGCGGCATGCTGCGCAATCAACACGCCAAACCGGCACCGAAACCGACCGGCAGCAAACGGCTGGTGATGATCGATCCCGGCCATGGCGGCATCGATTCCGGCGCGGTCGGCAGCGAAGGTTCGCAAGAGAAACACGTGGTCCTTGAGATCGCCAACCACGTACGCCGCATGCTGCATGAGCACGATCACGTCGAAGCCCGGTTGACGCGGGAAGAAGACGAATTTATCCCGCTGTTCCAGCGGGTTGAGATTGCCCACCAGCATCAGGCCGACCTGTTTATTTCGATTCACGCCGACGGTTTTACCAACCCCGACGCCTCAGGCGCCTCGGTGTTCGCCCTGTCCAACCGCGGCGCCAGCAGCGCCATGGCGCGCTATCTCTCCAACCGCGAGAACGCCGCCGATGACGTGGCCGGCGGCAAATATAAAAATCAGGATAACTATCTGCAACAGGTGCTGTTCGATCTGGTGCAGACCGATACCATCAACAACAGCCTGACGCTCGGCCGCCACGTGCTTGGCCAGATCCGCCCGGTGCATCACCTGCACAGCGACAGCACCGAGCAGGCGGCGTTTGCGGTGCTCAAATCCCCGTCCATTCCTTCGGTGCTGGTGGAAACCTCGTTCATCACCAACCCGGCGGAAGAACGCCTGCTCGGCACCACCGCATTTCGCGAGAAAATCGCCCGCGCCATCGCCGACGGCGTGATCAGTTTCTTCAGCTACTACGACGCGCACCAACGAAAAACCGGCTGA
- the cysW gene encoding sulfate/thiosulfate ABC transporter permease CysW, with protein sequence MADISEFNGVERPRVNWGKWTLIGIGVLFSVLLLVVPIISIFAEAFSKGVGAMWGNLIERDMLHAIWLTVLIALISVPFNLIFGTLLAWLVTRFTFPGRQLLLTLVDIPFAVSPVVAGLIYLLFYGSNGLLGGWLDTHNIQVMFSWPGMVLVTIFVTCPFVVRELVPMMLSQGSQEDEAAILLGASGWQMFRRVTLPNIRWALLYGVVLTNARAIGEFGAVSVVSGSIRGETFSLPLQVELLQQDYNTVGAFTAAGLLTLMAIITLFLKSGLQWRLERQNARLEREENHEH encoded by the coding sequence ATGGCTGATATCTCTGAGTTCAATGGCGTCGAGCGCCCGCGCGTCAACTGGGGTAAATGGACGTTGATCGGCATTGGCGTGCTGTTCTCGGTGCTGCTGCTGGTGGTGCCGATAATTTCGATTTTCGCCGAGGCCTTTTCCAAAGGCGTTGGCGCGATGTGGGGCAACCTGATCGAACGCGACATGCTGCACGCCATCTGGCTGACGGTGCTGATCGCGTTGATCAGCGTGCCGTTCAACCTGATTTTCGGCACGCTGCTGGCGTGGCTGGTGACGCGTTTCACGTTCCCGGGCCGCCAGTTGTTGCTGACGTTGGTCGACATTCCGTTCGCCGTTTCACCGGTGGTGGCGGGGCTGATTTATCTGCTGTTTTACGGCAGCAATGGTCTGCTGGGCGGTTGGCTGGATACGCACAATATCCAGGTGATGTTCTCCTGGCCGGGTATGGTGCTGGTGACCATTTTCGTGACTTGCCCATTCGTGGTGCGTGAGCTGGTGCCGATGATGCTCAGCCAGGGCAGCCAGGAAGACGAGGCCGCCATTTTGCTGGGCGCGTCCGGCTGGCAGATGTTCCGCCGCGTTACCTTGCCTAACATCCGCTGGGCGCTGTTGTACGGCGTGGTGCTGACCAACGCGCGCGCCATCGGCGAGTTCGGTGCGGTATCTGTGGTGTCCGGCTCTATTCGCGGCGAAACCTTCAGCCTGCCGCTGCAGGTGGAGTTGCTGCAACAGGATTACAACACCGTCGGCGCCTTTACCGCCGCCGGGCTGTTGACCCTGATGGCGATAATTACCTTATTTTTGAAGAGTGGCCTGCAATGGCGTCTGGAACGTCAAAATGCGCGCCTCGAGCGGGAGGAAAATCATGAGCATTGA